The following coding sequences are from one Paramormyrops kingsleyae isolate MSU_618 chromosome 21, PKINGS_0.4, whole genome shotgun sequence window:
- the LOC111847392 gene encoding solute carrier family 25 member 36-A-like yields MTHRDTLVHLFAGGCGGTVGAILTCPLEVVKTRLQSSSITLYISEVQLGTVSGAGVARVSPGPLHCLKMILEKEGPRSLFRGLGPNLVGVAPSRAIYFAAYSGAKEKLNAIFQPESTLVHMMSAGLAGFTAITTTNPIWLIKTRLQLEARNRGERRMSTLDCIRRVYRYDGVRGFYRGMSASYAGISETVIHFVIYESIKRRLLQAKAAAHVDEEEETVRDASDFLGMMLAAATSKTCATSIAYPHEVIRTRLREEGTKYRSFLQTLATLLREEGYSALYRGLTTHLVRQIPNTAIMMSTYELVVHLLNG; encoded by the exons GTGTGGGGGCACAGTAGGTGCCATCCTCACGTGTCCCCTGGAGGTGGTGAAGACCAGGCTGCAGTCGTCCTCCATCACTCTGTACATCTCTGAGGTTCAGCTGGGAACCGTCAGCGGAGCTGGCGTGGCACGTGTCTCCCCGGGACCCCTGCACTGCCTCAA GATGATTTTGGAGAAAGAAGGCCCCCGCTCTCTCTTCAGGGGGCTCGGACCTAACCTGGTGGGTGTGGCCCCCTCGAG GGCTATATACTTCGCTGCCTACTCCGGCGCCAAAGAAAAGCTGAACGCCATTTTCCAGCCTGAGTCCACCCTGGTGCACATGATGTCTGCTGGCCTTGCAG GTTTCACGGCGATCACCACTACCAACCCCATCTGGCTGATCAAGACGCGCCTACAGTTGGAGGCCAG AAACCGAGGCGAGCGGCGCATGAGTACCCTGGACTGCATACGGCGGGTTTACCGCTATGACGGTGTGCGCGGCTTCTACCGCGGCATGTCGGCCTCCTACGCCGGCATCTCTGAGACTGTCATCCACTTTGTCATCTATGAGAGCATCAAGCGCCGCCTACTGCAGGCCAAGGCCGCCGCCCACgtggacgaggaggaggagacagtgCGGGACGCCTCTGACTTCCTGGGCATGATGCTGGCCGCAGCCACATCCAAGACCTGCGCCACCTCCATCGCGTACCCCCACG AGGTGATCCGCACACGGCTGCGAGAGGAGGGTACGAAGTACCGCTCTTTCCTGCAGACTCTGGCCACGTTGCTGCGTGAGGAAGGCTACAGCGCTCTCTACAGGGGCCTCACCACTCACCTGGTGCGGCAGATTCCCAACACCGCCATCATGATGTCCACCTATGAGCTAGTGGTCCATCTGCTGAATGGGTAG